From the genome of Anopheles funestus chromosome 2RL, idAnoFuneDA-416_04, whole genome shotgun sequence:
CCGATCATATGAACACGAGCTGTTGGAATAAGCATTGATAAGGTCATCAGAAGCAAAAATAATGATGGTATAATGAGAATAAAAATTGGCGGTTGTTCTCacttttgtttaattcacggggttttttttgtcaagttAAACTTAAATGTGACAGGTGTATAACAGGATAAACAGGTGTATAacaactgttttgttttcattttcttccgcCTAGATTTATGCAAAATGGTGTATTACTCCGGCCTGCCATTGCTTATgacgcaacaacagcagcagcaacagcaacaacaacatggTCCAGATGGTACAATACTGCAGCTAAACTACAACGATGCAAATAGTGCGGAACAGTATGCGATACCGGGACAATCGTCTCGCAACGGTGCCTTGAATGgttaccagcagcagcaacaacatcacacGATCAGCCTCACTAATGGGCTTACGATCAGTAATGGACCGCAGAgttgtagcagcagcagcagtagcagcagtaacGGTAATGGCAATAATAGTAACGGCCAGTTGACAATTATGCTGAATCCACCTGCGCAGGGCCAGCCAACAAACTTAGGCTCTTCGATTGTGCCAGGAACCTATGGAGCACCAATGTCTCCACTGGAGGAAAGAAGAACATCCTCTTCTCCGGAGCAATCTTCGTACACGGTGCAGATGACTAGTCCTACAGTCAGCTCCAAATTCCGCTGTGAGCAGTGCAACATTAGCTTTGGCAGCAAAAGCGCTCACACCAGCCATATGAAATCTCATGCCAAGCAGCAACAAGCGAACGACAAGGTTTCCGGTGCCAAGCTTGCTGAAGCAGCGATAACGGCGAACGGTGTTGGCAGCACCGGGACCGGTTCACCCGGCACCCAACAACCCGATCCGTACCAGTGTGATGTGTGCAAGAAAACGTTTGCTGTGCCGGCACGGTTAGTGCGTCACTATCGTACCCACACCGGTGAGCGACCGTTTGAGTGCGAATTTTGCCATAAGATGTTTAGCGTGAAGGAGAATCTGCAGGTGCATCGGCGGATTCACACGAAGGAACGGCCGTACAAGTGTGAGATTTGTGGCCGAGCGTTCGAGCACAGTGGAAAGCTGCACCGGCACATGCGTATTCATACCGGCGAGCGACCACACAAATGCAACGTATGTGGGAAAACATTCATTCAGTCGGGCCAGCTTGTCATTCACATGCGAACACACACCGGTAAGTAAATGGCTGCGTActgaaagaatttaatttaacgacTTTCAAGCTGATTTGATACTTATTTgatacttatttatttattattattattaagatCTTGCCGCATTGTTCAGAATAGAATTGACTAAAATGCGATATCAAGCTTATTTTTCATACGGaaacatttatgttttaattaaaaaagaatctcattaaaacaaaaaaaatagcaaataaatataaatatcgaTTGGCTAttttaatggaggcgcccagttgttaacaaaatattcaatGGAGACGCTTGGTGTTTCACACTTGCTAATAGGCTGCGTACTGAATGATTTTGATTTAACGGTGTTCAAGTTGTGCTTTATCCTAATGGTGGttcgtttacattttctcttcaCTGTTCAGGTGAAAAACCATACAAATGCCCAGTGGAGGGTTGTGGTAAAGGATTTacatgtagcaaacagttgaaGGTCCACTCCCGGACGCATACGGGCGAAAAGCCGTACCATTGTGATATCTGTTTCCGGGACTTTGGCTACAATCATGTGCTGAAGCTACATCGCGTGCAACACTACGGAGCCAAGTGCTACAAGTGCACGATTTGTGACGAAACCTTTAAGAGCAAGAAGGAAATGGAGGCTCACATTAAAGGTCACGCCAACGAACTGCCGGATGATGAGGAAGCTACGGAAGGTGGATGCAAGCAGGAGGACGTTTCGGCTGCCGGAACTGAACGGTCAGCACCATCCTCAACCTTGGAGGGCACGAGTGGCAATagtaacagcaacagcaacagttcGTTCGAGTATGCTTCCAGCATGAGCCACACCGAGGGTACGGAACATACACCGTCTAGTGATGAGCCTTCGGGACACGGTTCGGGTGTGGGTCGTTTTACGATCCTGAAATCATCATCACCTTCCCCACCCTCGACTGTATCGTCCGTGGGAGTGAACGACGATGGTCAGCTGGCCAGCGTTGACGAGGAGGATGACGACGAAGACGATGCGGAGGAGGAAGATATCGATCGTAAGCAAGTTTCTCCGTACGCTGGCATGGGTCAATCGTTCGATCAGTCGCTACAGTGCGCCTATGGTAGTATGCCGACCGGTGGTGTTGCTCCAGCCCTGCTTGCAGCAGCTTCGATTGCGGCCGCCGTAGAAAATGGCTGCACGGAAGTAAAATTCTGTCCCGACATAAAGCCGCAGCGTTCGATCTCACCAGTACAACCGGCTGCACTTTCGATGAGCCGTgtcacaccaccaccatcctCTGGTTCAtcatcctcttcctcctcgtcgTCATCGGTTCTGTCAATCCCACCGGCCGTAGGTGCTTCGTCTACGCTTCACGAACCAACCGGCACGGGTGTAACGTCCGCCGTAACCGGACAATTCATGTACGAACCATTAGCCATTATGAAGCACCATGGATACTTTGCACCAGCATCGCAAATTACAGAATATCGGTAAGTGAAGCGACCAGCTAACATTGTTTCGACCACGATAATTGTTTCGAtttctttcttctcatttttttttgttacaccaGTTCATCCAGTGATATTGTGCGTCAGGTGGAAGCGGCCATTGCCGGTACGGAAAATCTGCTCACTCCACCGCGTTCCTCTCCGGAGTCACCGGACCGCTCATCCTCACCCGAGTCCGATTCAGTATTAATGGCCGACAGGGACAACAACACGTTGCCACCGCGCAAGCGGAAACTGTACTTCAAGGACAGCCAGCAGCCACCGTCCGGTCCGAAGATGGTTTTGGTTGATGCTGCGACATCGCAACATTACGGTGTCGCACAACAAACGATCGgtttgcaacagcaacagcaaccgcagcagcagcagcagcaacaaaccaTACCCCTGGATGTTCAGTCCGGCCATCAACAGCATTTCCATCACCATCAAATTTTGCAACAGCGGCACACATCGGAGAACCACCATATGTCACATCAGCCACACTATCCTTCACACCAGCAACGGCCGGAAGAGGAACGAACCGTGAAGCTTGAAGTGCTGCAGAATGTATCCCCGAGCCATCGCGAACAGCAGCGGCAACCATcgccaacaccaacacaaccTCAGACAACGGTAGCCACCTCCGTTATACGGATGAGCTCCGTTATCCAGTACGCGAATAAGTCATCGTAGAGTTTAGGGATGATTCGAGTAGCAGCCAGTACGTTGACGGCTTTCTGCCCGGACACACACTCACCCGATAGTGTTGATAGTGGtagtaatatttatattattcgttttttttgtttgttttgtttttttattttcgccaCTCCGTAACACCTTAAAGCGGAACTAAGTGTAAACAACCGATAACCTCACGCGAAAGGAATGGAGAATGAACACACTCTCACCACGTGTGTTAAATTCGAACTCAGCTAGTACGTACGAAGTTAATAGTTTAGATTGCACATGCACACTCGGTAAGCCGTTATAGGCAAGAACAAGACTGTCTCAGGTTTAAAAAAGTGGTGGTCTCCCCTCCCCCTGTATGGAagttaatttataaattattatattctATGTATAATGTAACCGCACTTGGCGAACAGCGTTAACGTTCTGTTTAATTGTGAGTCctatttgctgttttgtttttctttcttcttgttcttgtAGAAACAAATCGCGTTGATGACCTATGACCAGCGAACAGTTGCGAGAGTGTTCGATGTGATAGGAATAGGGAAGGGACCGATTTATTGAAAGAGAGGATCAGTAGTAAGAAACGAAAAGGAAGGATGAAataacaccccaaaaaacactaaaGAATATAACGTTGCAACAAACGCGGATAAGGCGAAAGTGAGCTCTGGGAGacacacagatacacacacattgcGATGAAGGAAGGAGTTGAAATGGAATCGTTAAAGACTGTTGATCATTgtcaaatgttttgcaaagaaGAGAAATCGTATAGTTTTGTAAGCGTGGGGGACAGTAGTAGTAGTCAGTTAataaagagggagagagaaaaagaaagcagaaaagaaaggaagaggtttggggggtgtttttttttgggggagtttgttgaaaccaaaaaaaaagaaaagcgaccGTTGCGCAAGGAAAGTACGGTATGAAGACTAGATAAATATACCAACATcattaattaaacattataCAAAGTTTGAGCACATCTCACACATGCATATGTACATccccctctcccccccccccccttccctccCCGCTCGAACGGTGGCCATTTTTGAGACGAAAGACGAAAAGACTAGCAGAGTGTAGCGCTTAGGTTAGGaaggttgtgtttgtgtgtgtgtgagagcgaATAAGTGACGTTTTGAGTGAATGGGAATTGgtggattgtttttgtttcaacaaaacctaaccaaaccaaacacagcaacaaaaaaaaaatatgcaagcaAGAGCGTGGGTACGAATGTATGCGTATTGTGCATAGGACTAGGATATGAAAACCCGTGAACAGAATAGACTGGATGATTTCCCAAATTGAAGAAACCGTTAAATCTTTAGAGTTGTAAGCATCGCTAACTAGTAGTCGTGAATCTTATAAGTAAGcggagaaagaagaagaagaatgttgaaatgaagaaaaagtgaagaaaaaggcGGTAATATTAAGCGCGCAGTAAGGAACTGAATGGAAGACCAAGCTAACATAactgtatgtgcgtgtgtttgtgcacacacacggcacacacatacagcaatcgtatctaaaaaaaactttactaaCTGAAAGTGTAACAAAATCGCCCAGTGGCTGTTTTCTTTGATTGCATTTACCTGGTGAGCGGAACGTGTCTCACGTGTCACGCCCCTTTTTGATCGTATCGACCGATCGGAAGCCATTTTGAAGGACGTTTTGTgagtaaaaggaaaaaagaagaagaaaagattaGCATGTAAATCATCCCCTCCTTTCCACCCCACCAATCCCATACACCCCTTTTGCCAATATCTACAACCATACACTATTTGTCGTCGTATTTGCGTGCTGCGTATTTagggcttttttgttttgtaagagGTTAGAGCTCCTAAGACATCGCTACTAAGAATAAGGCGAAGAAGCTAAAGTAAAACATCACGATCCCCGGCCCATTGCACGCGCACCGGTATCAATCTGAATGGAACTGCTTCAACAAACTAAAATACCTCGAATGAAAGACTTGTTTCATGCTTTAGTAATAGATAAGAATCATATCCTGAGTTTGGAATGATATTTAACATAAAACCGATTGTCCCAATGAAAATGGGGCAGGATAATAGCCGGGCATGACAGACGATGCAAAACACTGCAATAATACATTTTTGGGCTTGTTGTAAATAGAAATATTGTTACTGTTCCAAAACGCTTATTGAAGTGCGGTCAGTTAgtgaacaaaatggaaaacaactgacattttccctatttgcctgtttgtagttttgtttacTATTCACTTCAATTGTTAcctttcttttgctcttttatttgttgaagTAAAATCAgaaatcacaaacacacacacgccaaaCTGCTGTACTCAATATATGGTCAAACCGGTCTCAAGGCCCGGACGAATATGCGTTAAATCTCGATCTGTATCTTCTATAATTACaagccgtgtttttttttctttcattacaTCTGTCTCATCCAAAACATCCTTACAACACCCCCCCGGGGAATACGGTAGTTTAGTAGTTCAGTTCCTTAAGGCGGTTCCCAAATAAATGCAAACACTGCTAATTATATTTGTAAATAATGCATgcgcatgtttttttgtttgttttattttcctcctcttttcctttctctctctctctctttttgttgAGCCATTGAATCATTGTTCTGTTTCGGATTTAAAACGCTTGTCACCAAATTTATGATGTTATGCATTTTTGTGCTAAAagctaaagtttttttttaatttaactgaACTAAGTCCTCCTCAACTGGTACTGAATAAACAAAAGCTGGGAGGAGTTTAATAGAAAGGTACTGTATGGTTTGAAAGAGGCCAACAGTATTTTTtcagcttctttttttatttgctgggaaaaaaattaactataaaaacTGAATATAGCGGCACGATGATGTTTAAAGTTCCACGTTGTGTTGCatggttatttatttttgtcctTGTGCTTAAACGAACGATGTAGCTAAATTGAAAGATTCCGTTACTGTACAGCTTTTTGTGCAGAATATAGCAGACATTAGCGAACAAAAACAAGAGTAAAAATGTGCGTAACTACTACATACACGTAACACACGAGCGGTGTGTTGAATTATTGtaagaaacagaaaacgaaaaattccattgaaaaaacaaccaccatACCTACCCCCTCAATATGAGGAAGATTCAGGAAAGAACATTCTACCCTCACAGAGAAACATAATAAACGGTAAAAGATGGAAGCAACACTCAGGAACGTGGCTTGTGTGGGAACGAACAGTTTCGCACGTCGTACCGGTGTAGGAAAGGTTGATTAATTTCGTCATACTCTCACAAAGTCTTTTTCATGTCTTAGAATAAAATGCTTAACACGAGCGTATGCCATTTGGAACATTTTAACagtgcattaaaataattctgctagtgtttgtttgtttatcattGCTCCAGATGCATCCGAAACAACATGATCATTTTCGATTCCAAAAGACAAACGACGGTCAAAAGTCGAGTGCAAGTTCATCCCTTTCCAACTACTCAGTTCTGGATGCTGCAACACAGTAACAAAGGAGCCTTTTCTGTAGGGAAATTCCTTCAGCGGGAAGCTATCAGTTCCTTCTGAATCTGCAGTTAGCCAATGAGAAAACGTCTCCGAATATGGTGAGATTCGAACAAGTAAAAAAGTAACCACTCTGGGGAAATTATCGttggaaatgaatgaaaacaatatttccTCTTCCACCGCTTCACCTACGATCATTCTTCAaaacctttcctttcctaGACCTAAAGAGGAGCTAATGCGAACTCAAACCATTTCCAAAAGCACTGAGTAGCTAACAAACTAAGAGCACAGCCCATCCTAatcccgtcactacatgcttagcaattgtcgtgTTTGCGAACGGCTTAGCAAGTTCAACATatcagtaataaattcattaacaatgcggcaattatttgagtgaaaagaaacttatttcatctCAAATGCGCTATCAAATACAtccatttatatttttttctaaatttctcaaaaaaagctaaggctataaccttaggaaattttcaaatttatagattttttttatttttttctattttttttattctttttttttagagcattatttgagtgaaaagaaacttatttctaccaattcgcattaaaataaactaatttataaaatattgctaaactactcaaaaaatggtatggaatttggttcctcgaataacttctggcacagacgtctgagagcatggccgtctaagaagaaaatgtagccattgatgccatctatcgaccacaggttaaagattggcgatccgttggataccaaccgagttataggcaaaacttggtgcaaaaatgaagaaaatttcacattttctcaaacagggtatggaacttggttcctcgaataacttctggcgcagacatctgcggacatggccttccaagaagaaaatgtagccattgatgccatctatcgaccacaggttaaagattggcgatccgttggataccgaccgagttataggcaaaacttggtgcaaaaatgaagaaaaatttacattttctcaaacagggtaaggaacttggttcctcgaatatcttctggcacagacgtctgagggcatggccgtccaagaagaaaatgtagccattgatgccatctatcaaccacaggttaaaaattgacgatccgttggataccgaccgagttataggcaaaacttggtgcaaaaatgaagaaaatattactttttctcaaacagggtaaggaacttggttcgttgaataacttctggcgcagacatctgagggcacggccgtccaagaagaaaatgtagccattgatgccatctatcgaccacaggttaaagattggcgatccgttggataccgaccgagttataggcaaaacttggtgcaaaaatgagccttatgaaattttcaaactgttagaatttttttaattttcttaaattttttattcttttttatgttaaaacaatatttgagtgaaaagaaacttatttcaaccgattggcattaaaataaatcaatttaattttttttgcaaaatttctcaaaaaaacgtaaggggtaagccttataaaatttttgagttgaaattttttttttaatttttttccgattttttattcttttttgtgtttttggcattatttgagtgaaaagaaacttattgcaactaattcgcattaacatatatcaattttttaaattttgctatattgctcaaaaaatggtatggaatttggttcctcgaatatcttttggcacagacatctgaggacatggccgtccaagaagaaaatgtagccattgatgccatctatcgaccacaggttaaagattggcgatccgttggataccgaccgagttataggcaaaacttggtgcaaaaatgaagaaaatttcacattttctcaaacagggtatggaacttggttcctcgaataacttctggcgcagacatctgcggacatggccgtccaagaagaaaatgtagccattgatgccatctatcgaccacaggttaaagattggcgatccgttggataccgaccgagttataggcaaaacttggtgcaaaaatgagccttgtgaaattttcaaacttttagaatttttttaattttcttaaactttttatcctttttttttatttaaaacaatatttgagtgaaaagaaacttatttcaaccgattggcattaaaataaatcaatttaattttttttgcaaaatttctcaaaaaaaacgtaaggggtaagccctatgaaatttttgagttgaaaattttttaaaatttttttttcgattttttattcttttttgtgtttttcgcattatttgagtgaaaagaaacttattgcaactaattcgcattaaaatatatcaattttttaaattttgctatattgctcaaaaaatggtatggaatttggttcctcgaataacttctggcacagacgtctgagggcatggccgtccaagaagaaaatgtagccattgatgccatctatcgaccacaggttaaagattggcgatccgttggataccaaccgagttataggcaaaacttgctgcaaaaatgaagaaaatttcacattttctcaaacagggtatggaacttggttcctcgaataacttctggcgcagacatctgcggacatggccttccaacaagaaaatgtagccattggtgccatctatcgaccacaggttaaagattggcgatccgttggataccgaccgagttataggcaaaacttggtgcaaaaatgaagaaaattttacattttctcaaacagggtaagaaacttggttcgttgaataacttctgacgcagacatctgcggacatgaccgtccaagaagaaaatgtagccattgatgccatctatcgaccacaggttaaagattggcgatccgttggataccgaccgagttataggcaaaacttggtgcaaaaatgaagaaaatttcacattttctcaaacagggtatggaacttggttcctcgaataacttctggcgcagacatctgcggacatggccttccaagaaaaaaatgtagccattgatgccatctatcgaccacaggttaaagattggcgatccgttggataccgaccaagttataggcaaaacttggtgcaaaaatgaaaaaaaatttacattttctcaaacagggtatggaacttggttcctcgaataacttctggcgcag
Proteins encoded in this window:
- the LOC125761619 gene encoding Krueppel homolog 1-like isoform X1, giving the protein MKKGVETATSTKVVAAAAAAAASLAENVDLWAQQDWIKSILSKSGTEIKEVPAEDLCKMVYYSGLPLLMTQQQQQQQQQQHGPDGTILQLNYNDANSAEQYAIPGQSSRNGALNGYQQQQQHHTISLTNGLTISNGPQSCSSSSSSSSNGNGNNSNGQLTIMLNPPAQGQPTNLGSSIVPGTYGAPMSPLEERRTSSSPEQSSYTVQMTSPTVSSKFRCEQCNISFGSKSAHTSHMKSHAKQQQANDKVSGAKLAEAAITANGVGSTGTGSPGTQQPDPYQCDVCKKTFAVPARLVRHYRTHTGERPFECEFCHKMFSVKENLQVHRRIHTKERPYKCEICGRAFEHSGKLHRHMRIHTGERPHKCNVCGKTFIQSGQLVIHMRTHTGEKPYKCPVEGCGKGFTCSKQLKVHSRTHTGEKPYHCDICFRDFGYNHVLKLHRVQHYGAKCYKCTICDETFKSKKEMEAHIKGHANELPDDEEATEGGCKQEDVSAAGTERSAPSSTLEGTSGNSNSNSNSSFEYASSMSHTEGTEHTPSSDEPSGHGSGVGRFTILKSSSPSPPSTVSSVGVNDDGQLASVDEEDDDEDDAEEEDIDRKQVSPYAGMGQSFDQSLQCAYGSMPTGGVAPALLAAASIAAAVENGCTEVKFCPDIKPQRSISPVQPAALSMSRVTPPPSSGSSSSSSSSSSVLSIPPAVGASSTLHEPTGTGVTSAVTGQFMYEPLAIMKHHGYFAPASQITEYRSSSDIVRQVEAAIAGTENLLTPPRSSPESPDRSSSPESDSVLMADRDNNTLPPRKRKLYFKDSQQPPSGPKMVLVDAATSQHYGVAQQTIGLQQQQQPQQQQQQQTIPLDVQSGHQQHFHHHQILQQRHTSENHHMSHQPHYPSHQQRPEEERTVKLEVLQNVSPSHREQQRQPSPTPTQPQTTVATSVIRMSSVIQYANKSS
- the LOC125761619 gene encoding Krueppel homolog 1-like isoform X2, translating into MVYYSGLPLLMTQQQQQQQQQQHGPDGTILQLNYNDANSAEQYAIPGQSSRNGALNGYQQQQQHHTISLTNGLTISNGPQSCSSSSSSSSNGNGNNSNGQLTIMLNPPAQGQPTNLGSSIVPGTYGAPMSPLEERRTSSSPEQSSYTVQMTSPTVSSKFRCEQCNISFGSKSAHTSHMKSHAKQQQANDKVSGAKLAEAAITANGVGSTGTGSPGTQQPDPYQCDVCKKTFAVPARLVRHYRTHTGERPFECEFCHKMFSVKENLQVHRRIHTKERPYKCEICGRAFEHSGKLHRHMRIHTGERPHKCNVCGKTFIQSGQLVIHMRTHTGEKPYKCPVEGCGKGFTCSKQLKVHSRTHTGEKPYHCDICFRDFGYNHVLKLHRVQHYGAKCYKCTICDETFKSKKEMEAHIKGHANELPDDEEATEGGCKQEDVSAAGTERSAPSSTLEGTSGNSNSNSNSSFEYASSMSHTEGTEHTPSSDEPSGHGSGVGRFTILKSSSPSPPSTVSSVGVNDDGQLASVDEEDDDEDDAEEEDIDRKQVSPYAGMGQSFDQSLQCAYGSMPTGGVAPALLAAASIAAAVENGCTEVKFCPDIKPQRSISPVQPAALSMSRVTPPPSSGSSSSSSSSSSVLSIPPAVGASSTLHEPTGTGVTSAVTGQFMYEPLAIMKHHGYFAPASQITEYRSSSDIVRQVEAAIAGTENLLTPPRSSPESPDRSSSPESDSVLMADRDNNTLPPRKRKLYFKDSQQPPSGPKMVLVDAATSQHYGVAQQTIGLQQQQQPQQQQQQQTIPLDVQSGHQQHFHHHQILQQRHTSENHHMSHQPHYPSHQQRPEEERTVKLEVLQNVSPSHREQQRQPSPTPTQPQTTVATSVIRMSSVIQYANKSS